From the genome of Papaver somniferum cultivar HN1 chromosome 2, ASM357369v1, whole genome shotgun sequence, one region includes:
- the LOC113350627 gene encoding nuclear polyadenylated RNA-binding protein 3-like — translation MKEKLRISYMQRKELDEEFTEFQERQERILNFIEEKMLKFNELETEEDEEIEEQEEDEEEKEDDKVGEEHKEDEDIEEEEEQEDHNEDGDMHDDDDDENDKEGSKGGDIHDDDDDDEQGGKGGDMHGDYNNKEGSKGGDMHDDYDEQGRKGGDMHGDDNDKEGRKGGDDEHGTESENIEEHGTESEKNEVPSETPEKRSTPLSKTNEEKDGKDGTRQETAEITEDQEDQNMMDATQTAEIDEATIIAAQAVSHLDPKGMFPVEEDVLLLTQGEEPDKETYTSIDDLIDKLSETVFVKLEKGCYRIAPSELCSMRTNKTRRSNSQGTNSDYGKTFLRDSFPHPDDQEYMRCEIMSPTACYYVKNNITKMVQDLMVDFMRYMPDNLEVLCEEDKEYRKRSAEGRRHLSGNESKIGGQYAEKFGVYEKVWDIAKDEHHKEWRLSKEMKPLKRKRSS, via the exons ATGAAGGAAAAGCTGCGCATATCATATATGCAAAGAAAGGAGTTGGATGAGGAGTTTACTGAATTTCAGGAGAGGCAAGAAAGGATTCTTAATTTCATCGAAGAGAAAATGCTAAAATTTAATGAA CTTGAAACtgaggaggatgaggagattgAGGAGcaggaggaggatgaggaggagaaGGAGGATGACAAGGTTGGGGAGGAGCACAAAGAAGATGAGgatattgaggaggaggaggagcagGAGGATCACAATGAAGATGGTGATatgcatgatgatgatgatgatgaaaatgaCAAGGAGGGTAGCAAAGGTGGTGAtattcatgatgatgatgatgatgatgagcagGGTGGCAAAGGTGGTGATATGCATGGTGATTACAATAACAAGGAGGGTAGCAAGGGTGGTGATAtgcatgatgattatgatgagcaGGGTAGAAAAGGTGGTGATATGCatggtgatgacaatgacaaaGAGGGTAGAAAAGGTGGTGATGACGAGCATGGAACTGAATCTGAAAATATTGAAGAGCATGGAACTGAATCTGAAAAGAATGAAGTTCCGTCTGAAACTCCTGAAAAGCGAAG CACTCCTCTGTCAAAGACAAATGAAGAGAAGGATGGCAAGGATGGAACAAGGCAAG AGACAGCTGAAATCACTGAAGATCAAGAAGACCAGAATATGATGGATGCCACTCAAACTGCTGaaattgatgaagctacgatAATCGCAGCTCAAGCCGTATCTCATCTGGACCCTAAAGGCATGTTTCCGGTTGAAGAAGATGTCCTTTTACTCACACAGGGAGAAGAGCCAGATAAAGAGACTTATACTTCAATTGATGACCTTATAGACAAATTGTCTGAAACTGTGTTCGTAAagcttgaaaaaggttgttacagAATAGCACCATCTGAA CTCTGTAGCATGAGAACTAACAAAACTCGAAGATCCAACAGTCAGGGAACAAATTCTGATTATGGGAAAA CATTTCTCAGAGATAGCTTTCCTCATCCAGATGATCAAGAGTACATGAGATGTGAAATAATGAGTCCTactgcatgt TACTATGTGAAGAACAATATCACCAAGATGGTACAAGATCTTATGGTTGATTTCATGCGGTACATGCCTGACAATCTGGAAGTTCTT TGTGAAGAAGACAAAGAGTATCGAAAGAGATCAGCAGAGGGCCGAAGACATTTGTCAGGAAATGAGAGCAAAATTGGTGGCCAATATGCTGAAAAATTCGGAGTGTATGAAAAGGTGTGGGATATAGCGAAGGATGAACATCACAAGGAGTGGCGCCTGAGTAAAGAGATGAAaccattgaagaggaagaggagttcTTAA